A single region of the Lentimicrobium sp. L6 genome encodes:
- a CDS encoding helix-turn-helix domain-containing protein: MKSVEFGAYIKAQREEKRIPQRIVAHALNVDTSTLSKMELGERQILISQVKPLSEILNIDFKALQIKYISDNIISDFSGQPYLKEALKITEQKI; the protein is encoded by the coding sequence ATGAAAAGTGTAGAATTTGGAGCTTATATTAAAGCCCAACGGGAAGAGAAACGAATACCTCAACGAATTGTAGCACACGCACTAAATGTAGATACAAGTACGTTGTCGAAAATGGAATTAGGTGAAAGACAAATACTAATTTCTCAGGTAAAACCTTTATCAGAAATATTAAACATTGATTTTAAAGCATTGCAGATAAAGTACATTTCTGATAATATCATTTCTGATTTTTCAGGGCAACCTTATTTGAAAGAAGCATTAAAAATTACTGAACAAAAAATTTAG
- a CDS encoding DUF3987 domain-containing protein, translating to MDKKTFNPLEWLEQPNQQTINIDTEPKVSATTNNVTEVEVQGLNQIEEIIQQIENKQIDIATAYSDWRNIGFAFADEFGENGRDFFHRISRFYSDYSTTECDHQFDNCLKAKGQGVSLKTFFFHAKQAGIPISNQKQEPDNESEKVPHFPESLYTQLPDFLKRVVQICTSNEERDIMLLGSLVTLSACLPKIHGIYDGKRVFANLYLFITAQASAGKGRLVHCKQLVKPIHKALREQARLIKQEYEIELSDYNSKKGKEEGVEKPNKPQEKMLFIPANNSTTGVFQLLSDNDGKGLIFETEGDTLSQAFKSDYGNYSDGFRKAFHHETISYYRRTDREYVDIESPSLSTVLSGTPKQISSLIPNAENGLFSRFIFYYMNINPVWKDVFAITSAKGLDDYFDELGNEFHELYKSLMANPEIQFCLSADQQSQFNDFFAHVQTKYIAIQGLDYMATVRRLGLVAFRMAMVLSVLRIFETGDLPEQIICEEQDFQSALEMIKILVQHSSKVFSELPEDVKPQKRSNRKERFLEQLPLNFNRQKYLDVANSLSIPYKTAEGYITEFYKKGLIHRESQDQYINLTKETQDSKDVKA from the coding sequence ATGGATAAAAAAACGTTTAATCCGTTGGAATGGTTAGAGCAACCAAACCAACAAACCATAAATATAGATACAGAGCCAAAAGTATCAGCAACAACAAATAATGTAACTGAAGTTGAAGTTCAAGGGCTGAATCAGATTGAAGAGATCATTCAGCAAATCGAAAACAAACAAATTGATATTGCCACCGCTTACAGCGATTGGCGTAATATCGGATTTGCTTTTGCTGATGAATTTGGCGAAAACGGAAGAGATTTTTTTCACCGGATTAGTCGCTTTTATTCTGACTATTCAACCACTGAATGCGACCATCAGTTTGATAATTGCTTGAAAGCAAAAGGTCAAGGTGTTTCTTTGAAAACCTTTTTCTTTCATGCGAAACAGGCAGGTATTCCCATTAGCAACCAAAAACAGGAACCTGATAATGAATCTGAGAAAGTTCCTCATTTCCCTGAATCCTTATATACTCAACTTCCTGATTTCCTAAAACGTGTAGTTCAAATTTGTACTTCAAACGAAGAAAGGGACATTATGCTTTTAGGCTCACTGGTAACACTTAGTGCATGTTTACCTAAAATTCATGGAATATATGATGGAAAGCGAGTTTTTGCAAACCTATACCTTTTCATAACTGCCCAGGCATCGGCTGGTAAAGGTCGTTTAGTACACTGCAAGCAACTCGTTAAGCCAATTCACAAAGCACTACGGGAACAGGCACGGTTGATAAAGCAGGAATATGAAATAGAACTGTCTGATTACAACTCAAAAAAGGGTAAGGAAGAAGGAGTTGAAAAGCCGAATAAACCACAGGAAAAAATGTTGTTTATTCCTGCCAATAACAGCACTACAGGAGTTTTTCAATTGCTTTCTGATAATGATGGAAAAGGCTTAATTTTTGAAACCGAAGGTGATACACTTTCACAAGCATTTAAGAGCGACTACGGCAATTACAGCGATGGTTTCCGAAAAGCATTTCATCATGAAACTATTTCGTATTACAGACGAACCGACCGGGAATATGTTGACATTGAAAGCCCAAGCCTTTCAACTGTTCTTTCAGGCACTCCAAAACAAATATCAAGCTTGATACCCAATGCTGAAAACGGCTTATTCAGCCGTTTTATTTTCTATTATATGAATATAAATCCTGTTTGGAAAGATGTATTTGCAATAACCTCAGCCAAGGGTTTGGACGATTATTTCGATGAATTGGGAAACGAATTTCATGAGCTTTATAAATCTTTAATGGCAAACCCTGAGATTCAATTCTGCCTTTCGGCAGACCAGCAATCACAGTTCAATGATTTCTTTGCACATGTGCAAACGAAATACATTGCCATTCAGGGATTAGATTATATGGCAACCGTAAGGCGTTTAGGTTTGGTTGCTTTTCGTATGGCAATGGTATTATCAGTTTTAAGAATTTTTGAGACAGGAGATTTGCCGGAACAAATCATTTGCGAGGAGCAAGACTTTCAGTCTGCTCTTGAAATGATTAAAATATTAGTTCAACATTCAAGCAAAGTGTTTTCTGAACTTCCTGAAGATGTTAAGCCACAAAAACGCTCCAACAGGAAAGAAAGATTTTTGGAGCAATTACCTTTAAATTTCAACAGACAGAAATACCTTGATGTGGCAAATTCCCTATCAATACCTTATAAGACGGCAGAAGGTTACATAACTGAGTTTTACAAAAAGGGATTGATTCACCGTGAAAGCCAGGATCAATATATTAATCTAACTAAGGAAACTCAGGATTCTAAGGATGTTAAGGCTTAG
- a CDS encoding BT4734/BF3469 family protein: MEISRKAILYKTHYGLNIYSHVLRHYYPDETVLSLSGRVCKPAKNPFNENKFSLMVSVVDNCARHTDTENSIPDGDVFDFAKLHFKKEGQELHEMINNELHLHIGEERNFYGHKSIPETTEETQEVQKPRIRIPQCSYFKHPVSNIIPSKTINLTEVFNFIRGDSFAACTSTLRNIEDVKEARKYKAYNFDYVTFSGTFSKRNDKALLSHSGLLTIDIDHISNIDSLKDSLLQDQYFETELLFISPSGDGLKWIIPIDISKAKHQDFFKAVSNYIRQTYQLEVDQSGKDISRACFIPHDAAVYINPKYLQ, encoded by the coding sequence ATGGAAATTAGCAGAAAAGCCATTTTATATAAAACGCACTACGGATTAAATATTTATTCTCATGTGCTACGACACTACTATCCAGATGAAACAGTCCTTTCCCTTTCGGGAAGGGTCTGTAAACCTGCCAAAAATCCATTTAACGAAAACAAGTTTTCATTAATGGTTTCTGTTGTTGATAATTGTGCCAGGCACACCGACACTGAAAATAGCATCCCCGATGGTGATGTATTCGACTTTGCAAAACTGCACTTCAAAAAAGAAGGTCAGGAATTACACGAAATGATAAATAATGAACTTCATTTACACATTGGAGAAGAAAGGAATTTCTACGGACATAAAAGCATTCCAGAAACAACAGAGGAGACCCAAGAGGTTCAAAAACCTAGAATCCGAATACCTCAATGTAGTTATTTCAAACATCCCGTTTCAAATATCATTCCGTCAAAAACAATAAATCTGACAGAAGTATTCAACTTCATCCGTGGTGATTCATTTGCTGCATGCACAAGTACACTTCGCAACATTGAAGATGTTAAGGAAGCCCGTAAATACAAAGCCTACAACTTTGATTATGTAACCTTTTCAGGCACATTCTCAAAGAGAAATGATAAAGCTTTGCTTTCTCATTCCGGCTTACTGACCATTGATATTGACCACATTTCAAATATTGACTCCTTGAAAGATTCTCTTTTGCAAGATCAATATTTTGAAACCGAACTGTTGTTTATCTCTCCATCTGGCGATGGCTTGAAATGGATAATTCCTATTGATATAAGCAAAGCGAAACATCAGGACTTTTTTAAAGCCGTTTCAAATTACATCCGACAAACTTATCAATTGGAAGTTGACCAATCGGGCAAGGACATATCAAGAGCCTGTTTCATTCCGCATGATGCAGCAGTTTACATTAATCCCAAATATTTACAATAA
- a CDS encoding helix-turn-helix domain-containing protein encodes MNELIDLMLKLSQEIKTIKAYLEVFQKTRVEKFNEAWIDGQDVMQVLHISKRTLQSLRDSGVLPYSRLNGKFYYKLSDIENILESNYSILKSGSHGN; translated from the coding sequence ATGAACGAGTTAATTGATTTAATGCTGAAACTCTCTCAGGAGATAAAGACCATAAAAGCATATCTGGAAGTCTTTCAAAAAACACGCGTGGAGAAATTCAATGAAGCATGGATTGACGGACAGGATGTAATGCAAGTATTGCACATCAGTAAAAGAACCTTGCAATCCCTTCGGGATAGCGGGGTTCTCCCCTACAGCCGCTTAAATGGCAAATTCTACTACAAGCTTTCTGATATAGAAAACATCCTTGAATCCAATTATTCAATCTTAAAATCTGGAAGTCATGGAAATTAG
- a CDS encoding helix-turn-helix domain-containing protein — MDEIIKRLERLERLIESQSINTKEVLNFNETCKYLELSQSHLYKLTSSGAVPHYKPNGKKIYFNRQELDTWLLRNRASSKEEIEQEAADYLVKNGRVKL; from the coding sequence ATGGACGAAATTATTAAACGTCTTGAACGACTGGAAAGGCTAATTGAGAGCCAAAGTATCAACACGAAAGAAGTTTTAAACTTCAATGAAACATGCAAGTATTTGGAGCTTTCGCAATCTCATTTGTACAAGCTTACAAGTAGCGGAGCTGTACCCCATTACAAACCTAATGGGAAGAAAATTTATTTCAACCGTCAGGAATTGGACACTTGGTTGCTTCGCAACCGTGCCAGCTCTAAAGAAGAAATAGAACAAGAGGCAGCCGATTATCTGGTTAAAAATGGGAGGGTGAAGCTATGA
- a CDS encoding DUF6617 family protein: MKNALELYNDILFLNHRPWLFGKQSDTKFKQLISEVKKEYYSTQPNYEIDFIKPLSNIRKYYHVIIEHEAIRYLNDLHSDVSEALNKNEKSYLVHFALTKTFSQKIKETAQVIQERNYSPEQFDLSKQSKPIDNSHADESYILHLLKHQMARLIMEVQDSYTDLLKDDPLSQEEIYYKYFNEAAPVISFIIEAENYPNTNQIIQSKEKEDKPTFNAIREDIREANKNIHSYSQLVKNPSRFAQIEEGLFENGLINENYVFSDEYGKKKYLAAFYHQLIRKGYFNKRIFPENIEAKDLFIRKFLDHRYNTDVDKQFRNWDNNRDELLKFIEKDYWLDKISPC, from the coding sequence ATGAAAAACGCATTAGAATTATACAACGATATTTTATTCCTGAATCATCGCCCCTGGTTATTCGGAAAACAATCTGACACAAAATTCAAACAACTAATATCTGAAGTTAAAAAGGAATATTATTCAACTCAGCCCAATTATGAAATTGACTTTATCAAGCCACTTTCAAATATCCGCAAATACTACCATGTAATTATTGAACATGAAGCAATAAGGTATTTAAACGATCTACATTCAGATGTTTCCGAAGCATTAAATAAAAATGAAAAATCATATTTGGTACATTTTGCATTAACCAAAACGTTCTCACAAAAAATAAAAGAAACGGCACAGGTTATTCAGGAAAGAAATTATTCCCCGGAACAGTTCGATTTAAGCAAGCAAAGCAAACCAATAGATAATTCACATGCTGATGAATCTTACATACTCCACCTTCTTAAACATCAGATGGCAAGATTGATTATGGAGGTACAGGATTCATATACTGATCTTTTAAAAGATGATCCTCTATCACAAGAGGAAATCTATTACAAATACTTCAATGAAGCTGCCCCCGTAATTTCTTTTATTATTGAGGCTGAAAACTACCCGAATACAAACCAAATTATCCAATCAAAAGAGAAAGAAGATAAACCAACCTTTAATGCCATTAGGGAAGATATAAGAGAGGCAAACAAGAATATACACTCCTATTCCCAATTAGTAAAGAATCCTTCACGATTTGCTCAGATTGAAGAAGGGCTTTTTGAAAATGGCTTAATCAATGAGAATTATGTATTTTCTGATGAATACGGAAAAAAGAAATACTTAGCTGCATTCTATCATCAATTAATAAGAAAGGGCTATTTTAATAAGCGCATCTTTCCTGAAAACATTGAAGCCAAAGACCTTTTTATTAGAAAATTTTTAGACCACAGGTACAATACAGATGTTGATAAGCAATTTCGTAACTGGGACAATAATCGGGATGAACTATTAAAATTCATAGAAAAAGACTACTGGCTAGACAAAATTTCACCTTGTTAG
- a CDS encoding site-specific integrase, which produces MKVTLRQRNKNGKISLYLDYYDKGKRKYEYLRIYLIEKPRTSEERSFNKKTQQLGESIRAKRQLELQNGIYGFNDTEKINSIFLTYFELLAEKRRDSDGNYGNWMSALKHMKNWDKSNVRFADIDNEWLEDLKYYFVHEAKTKQKKNLSKNSCVSYFNKVRAALKEAVKDGIIFRNPAENVEGIKEAETQREFLTLEELKKAVKTHCEIEVVKNAFIFSALTGLRFSDIEKLTWSEIQRSDENGYYIRFKQKKTKGQETLPMSDDALQFMGERKEGDKKVFDELTYSDYNNAKIREWMIRAGVEKHITFHCARHTYATLQLTLGTDIYTVSKLLGHKSLKTTEVYAKIIDQKKKEAANRIKLDL; this is translated from the coding sequence ATGAAAGTAACCCTACGTCAACGAAACAAAAACGGCAAGATCAGCCTTTACCTTGATTACTACGACAAAGGCAAACGTAAGTATGAATATTTAAGGATTTATCTAATTGAGAAGCCCCGAACTTCAGAAGAAAGATCCTTTAATAAAAAGACTCAACAACTAGGGGAAAGTATCAGAGCCAAAAGACAATTGGAGCTTCAAAACGGTATTTATGGTTTTAACGATACTGAAAAGATCAATTCAATATTCCTGACCTATTTTGAATTACTGGCAGAAAAAAGAAGGGATTCAGACGGAAATTACGGGAACTGGATGAGTGCATTAAAACACATGAAAAACTGGGATAAATCAAATGTCCGCTTTGCTGACATTGATAATGAATGGCTGGAAGATTTAAAATATTACTTCGTACACGAAGCCAAAACCAAACAAAAAAAGAATCTTTCTAAAAACTCCTGTGTGTCCTATTTTAATAAAGTTAGGGCAGCATTAAAGGAAGCTGTAAAGGATGGTATAATTTTCCGCAATCCTGCCGAAAACGTTGAAGGCATAAAAGAAGCTGAAACACAAAGAGAGTTTTTAACCTTAGAAGAATTAAAAAAAGCAGTGAAAACCCATTGCGAAATCGAAGTAGTAAAAAACGCTTTCATATTTAGCGCACTTACAGGGCTTCGCTTCTCAGACATTGAAAAACTTACTTGGTCTGAAATTCAGCGTTCAGATGAAAACGGCTATTACATTAGGTTTAAACAGAAAAAAACCAAAGGACAAGAAACCCTCCCCATGTCGGATGATGCCCTTCAATTTATGGGTGAACGAAAAGAGGGTGATAAAAAGGTATTTGATGAATTAACCTATAGCGATTACAATAATGCCAAAATCCGTGAATGGATGATTCGTGCCGGAGTCGAAAAGCATATTACTTTCCACTGTGCACGTCATACCTATGCTACGCTTCAATTAACTTTAGGAACTGACATTTACACGGTTTCCAAATTGCTTGGACACAAGAGCCTTAAAACTACCGAAGTGTATGCCAAAATTATTGACCAGAAGAAAAAAGAAGCCGCCAACCGCATAAAACTTGACCTATGA
- a CDS encoding AlpA family transcriptional regulator, which yields MSSKIEVQKICEFCGEEFIAKTTVTRFCGHTCASRSYKQRKKENKVGRAIEETNKQKILSITELNQEVIKQKDFLSIKEAHTLLGLSERTFYRLMKAGTIQATKLGKRTIIKRSEIDKLFAS from the coding sequence ATGAGTAGCAAAATTGAAGTTCAAAAAATATGTGAGTTTTGCGGTGAAGAATTTATCGCTAAAACTACTGTGACCCGTTTCTGTGGTCATACATGTGCTTCAAGATCCTATAAGCAACGTAAGAAAGAAAACAAGGTTGGCAGAGCCATTGAAGAAACCAACAAACAAAAAATCCTTTCTATTACTGAATTGAATCAGGAAGTAATTAAACAGAAAGATTTTCTATCCATTAAAGAAGCTCATACCCTATTGGGATTAAGTGAGCGAACATTCTACAGGCTTATGAAAGCCGGAACCATTCAAGCTACCAAACTTGGTAAGCGTACCATTATTAAACGTTCTGAAATCGATAAACTCTTTGCATCATGA